In the Theobroma cacao cultivar B97-61/B2 chromosome 1, Criollo_cocoa_genome_V2, whole genome shotgun sequence genome, one interval contains:
- the LOC18613537 gene encoding alkylated DNA repair protein alkB homolog 8 translates to MLKMENHDELLREVFGESSDSEDDDPQHKHIGDPIPSWEQIKEINGLWLCRDFLSPQHQSSLISAVLNEGWFTEDSHNQAMRFGDLPAWATELSNSIREAVLLGHHVSKSTDLATSNGATGDCLLPLNLLWREPLFDQLIVNVYHPGEGICAHVDLMRFEDGIAIVSLESSCVMHFTRVEAGSNIVEQGEMHLRVGKIPVHLTPGSLVLMSGEARYLWKHEINRNPGFQMWGGQELIQEKRISITLRKLRQVE, encoded by the exons ATGTTGAAGATGGAGAATCACGATGAACTTTTGAGGGAAGTCTTCGGTGAATCATCAGACAGCGAAGACGATGATCCACAACATAAGCATATCGGAGACCCAATTCCTTCATGGGAACAGATCAAGGAAATTAACGGATTATGGCTATGCAGAGACTTCCTTTCTCCTCAACACCAATCTTCTCTGATCTCCGCTGTGTTAAACG AAGGATGGTTCACTGAAGATTCTCACAATCAG GCCATGAGGTTTGGAGATCTCCCAGCATGGGCGACTGAACTTTCTAACTCTATACGTGAAGCAGTGCTTCTTGGTCATCATGTCTCTAAATCTACAGACTTGGCTACCTCTAATGGGGCCACGGGAGACTGCCTATTACCATTAAATTTATTGTGGAGAGAACCTCTATTTGATCAACTAATTGTAAATGTATACCACCCAGGTGAG GGAATCTGTGCACATGTTGACCTCATGCGTTTTGAAGATGGAATTGCCATTGTCTCCTTGGAGTCATCATGTGTCATGCATTTCACCCGAGTTGAAGCAGGTTCAAACATTGTTGAGCAAGGTGAAATGCATCTACGTGTAGGAAAGATTCCTGTTCACTTGACTCCAGGATCTCTAGTTCTGATGTCAGGAGAAGCTCGCTACCTTTGGAAACATGAGATAAACCGCAACCCAGGGTTTCAGATGTGGGGAGGGCAGGAATTAATTCAGGAGAAGAGAATCTCTATAACCTTGAGAAAGCTGCGCCAGGTGGAGTAG
- the LOC18613538 gene encoding stress-related protein produces the protein MAESDPNQPIETNEENEKKLKYLDFVHVAVIYAVVCLLSIYEYAKENSGPLKPGVQTVEGTVKTVIGPVYDKFHDVLFEILKFVDRKVDESLSEMDSRMPSFVKQASSQAQAMASEVQRAGVVDTAKIITRTVYTKYGPTIKELYCKYEPVVEQYAVSAWRTLNCLPLFPQVAQIVVPVAAYWSEKYNQVVYYSGEKGYALASYLPLIPIDKIAKVFEERGTRLAASNNGDSTPTQ, from the exons ATGGCCGAATCTGATCCCAATCAGCCCATAGAGACA aatgaagaaaatgagaagaaactTAAGTATCTAGATTTTGTTCATGTGGCGGTGATCTATGCAGTTGTATGCTTATTAAGCATCTACGAGTATGCCAAGGAAAACTCCGGTCCACTTAAACCGGGGGTCCAAACGGTCGAAGGAACTGTAAAGACCGTTATTGGCCCCGTTTACGACAAGTTTCACGATGTTCTGTTCGAAATCCTAAAGTTTGTTGATCGCAAG GTGGACGAGTCCCTCAGTGAGATGGACAGCCGCATGCCGTCTTTTGTAAAGCAGGCTTCAAGCCAGGCTCAAGCCATGGCTTCGGAGGTCCAACGAGCAGGCGTTGTAGACACGGCTAAGATCATCACGAGGACCGTTTACACCAAGTATGGACCGACAATTAAGGAGCTGTACTGCAAGTACGAGCCGGTAGTAGAACAGTATGCTGTTTCAGCTTGGCGGACGCTTAACTGCCTCCCGCTTTTCCCTCAAGTGGCTCAAATCGTGGTCCCCGTGGCTGCTTACTGGTCGGAGAAGTACAATCAGGTGGTTTATTACTCTGGGGAGAAAGGGTATGCGTTGGCGTCGTATCTGCCGTTGATTCCGATTGATAAAATCGCAAAGGTTTTCGAGGAGCGTGGAACACGGCTCGCCGCTTCGAATAATGGGGACTCAACTCCGACGCAGTGA